Proteins from a single region of Aythya fuligula isolate bAytFul2 chromosome 3, bAytFul2.pri, whole genome shotgun sequence:
- the ACTR2 gene encoding actin-related protein 2 encodes MDTLGRKVVVCDNGTGFVKCGYAGSNFPEHIFPALVGRPIIRSTAKVGNIEIKDLMVGDEASELRSMLEVNYPMENGIVRNWDDMKHLWDYTFGPEKLNIDTKNCKILLTEPPMNPTKNREKIVEVMFETYQFSGVYVAIQAVLTLYAQGLLTGVVVDSGDGVTHICPVYEGFSLPHLTRRLDIAGRDITRYLIKLLLLRGYAFNHSADFETVRMIKEKLCYVGYNIEQEQKLALETTVLVESYTLPDGRIIKVGGERFEAPEALFQPHLINVEGVGVAELLFNTIQAADIDTRSEFYKHIVLSGGSTMYPGLPSRLERELKQLYLERVLKGDVEKLSKFKIRIEDPPRRKHMVFLGGAVLADIMKDKDNFWMTRQEYQEKGVRVLEKLGVTVR; translated from the exons ATGGACACGCTGGGCAGGAAGGTGGTGGTGTGCGACAACGGCACCGGG tttgtgaAATGTGGCTATGCAGGCTCAAATTTTCCAGAGcacatttttccagctttggTTGGAAGACCTATTATAAGATCAACGGCTAAAGTGGGAAACATTGAAATCaag GATCTCATGGTTGGTGATGAAGCAAGTGAATTACGCTCAATGCTGGAAGTTAATTATCCAATGGAGAACGGCATAGTTCGGAACTGGGATGATATGAAGCACCTCTGGGATTACACATTTGGACCAGAAAAACTTAATATTGACacaaaaaattgtaaaatactACTTACAGAACCTCCCATGAACCCAACTAAAAATAGAGAGAAGATTGTGGAG GTTATGTTTGAGACGTACCAGTTTTCTGGGGTGTATGTAGCCATTCAGGCTGTCCTTACTTTGTATGCTCAAG GTTTGTTGACTGGGGTTGTTGTGGACTCTGGAGACGGTGTGACTCATATTTGCCCAGTTTATGAAGGTTTCTCCCTCCCCCATCTCACCAGACGGTTAGATATTGCTGGGAGGGATATCACTAGGTACCTCATTAAG CTCCTCTTACTGCGAGGGTATGCTTTCAACCATTCTGCTGATTTTGAGACTGTTCGCATGATCAAGGAAAAGCTATGTTATGTGGGATACAACATCGAACAGGAGCAGAAACTGGCATTAGAGACCACAGTACTAGTTGAGTCCTACACG CTCCCAGATGGCAGAATTATCAAAGTTGGTGGAGAACGGTTTGAGGCACCAGAGGCTCTCTTCCAGCCTCACTTAATCAACGTAGAGGGGGTCGGTGTGGCTGAGCTGCTGTTTAACACCATCCAAGCTGCTGACATTGATACCAG GTCTGAATTCTATAAGCACATTGTGCTGTCTGGAGGGTCCACCATGTACCCCGGGCTGCCTTCGCGACTGGAGCGGGAACTTAAACAGCTCTACCTGGAACGAGTTCTGAAAGGAGATGTGGAAAAACTCTCG aaattTAAGATCCGAATTGAAGATCCACCTCGTCGAAAGCACATGGTGTTTTTGGGTGGTGCGGTTCTAGCAGACATCATGAAAGACAAAGACAACTTCTGGATGACCCGACAAGAGTACCAAGAAAAGGGAGTGCGTGTTTTGGAGAAGCTTGGTGTGACTGTTCGATAA